Proteins encoded by one window of Rhodamnia argentea isolate NSW1041297 chromosome 6, ASM2092103v1, whole genome shotgun sequence:
- the LOC115757447 gene encoding probable transcription factor At1g61730 gives MEPKRECPSLTSSDGEPPTTSSGDDTNTVSSGEHESESGSNDEPAKPLQRKKSSSDSDSDSDSGDESNPKDGICAVKSLDSTKEGTQLKKPRFQRLWSDKDEIKLLQAMIKFRKKMNLSPSTNSRAFNDFLNDKPVKFEFPAGKSQIRNKIRKMKAKFTNRCKTGRVWKKPHNQKVAQLSYVLWGGGVKKTKAPDSADENVVDLLESPEKFEDDEWASISSQLQLASTGLEQKVLRIGVGMIGPSEMEKLKEKWRRLRLSELQIAHDRAKLVNEQAKLIMDGYRRAMEQV, from the coding sequence ATGGAGCCGAAACGGGAATGTCCAAGTCTCACTTCCTCTGACGGAGAGCCGCCCACCACTTCCTCTGGTGACGATACGAACACCGTCTCTTCTGGAGAGCACGAGTCCGAGTCCGGGTCGAACGACGAACCAGCAAAGCCCTTGCAAAGGAAGAAGTCCTCTTCGGACTCGGACTCAGACTCGGACTCGGGTGATGAATCCAACCCCAAGGATGGGATCTGCGCTGTCAAGTCCCTTGATTCGACCAAGGAGGGTACACAGTTGAAGAAGCCGAGGTTTCAGCGCCTTTGGAGCGACAAAGATGAGATCAAGCTCCTCCAAGCTATGATCAAATTCCGCAAGAAGATGAACCTAAGCCCCTCTACCAACTCCCGTGCCTTCAACGATTTCCTCAACGACAAACCAGTGAAGTTTGAATTCCCTGCCGGCAAGTCGCAGATCCGCAAcaagattagaaaaatgaaagcaaagTTCACAAACCGGTGTAAGACAGGGCGTGTTTGGAAGAAGCCCCATAATCAGAAGGTGGCTCAGCTTTCCTACGTCCTCTGGGGTGGTGGTGTGAAGAAGACTAAGGCTCCGGACAGTGCCGACGAGAATGTTGTTGATCTACTAGAGTCGCCGGAGAAGTTCGAGGACGACGAATGGGCCAGTATATCTTCTCAACTGCAGCTGGCCAGCACGGGGCTTGAACAGAAAGTTTTGAGGATTGGCGTGGGAATGATCGGCCCGTCAGAGAtggagaaattaaaagaaaagtggCGTCGATTGCGCTTGTCCGAATTACAGATCGCCCACGACAGGGCGAAGCTCGTGAATGAACAGGCGAAACTGATCATGGATGGTTATCGTCGAGCGATGGAACAGGTGTAG
- the LOC115757448 gene encoding probable transcription factor At4g00390, giving the protein MFQRIWSDKDEIKLLQGMVEFLEEKKLRPMANVGAFKDFLHKKSVRFGFLANESQIYNKMRKMKVKFTNGCETGRIWRKPHDQKVAELSHVLWGGDGKTSKTPDGAGKVAADLPESPVEFEDGDWASVSSQLQLSSTGLEQKVLRIGMGMIGSSEIEELKEKWRQLRMSELQVDNDRAMLVNHQATLIMDGYRRADRRCRK; this is encoded by the coding sequence ATGTTTCAGCGCATTTGGAGCGACAAGGATGAGATCAAGCTCCTCCAAGGTATGGTCGAATTCCTCGAGGAGAAGAAGCTAAGGCCCATGGCCAACGTCGGCGCATTCAAAGATTTCCTCCATAAGAAATCAGTAAGGTTTGGCTTCCTTGCCAACGAATCTCAAATCTACaacaaaatgaggaaaatgaaagtCAAGTTCACGAACGGGTGCGAGACGGGGCGCATTTGGAGGAAGCCCCACGATCAGAAGGTGGCTGAGCTTTCCCACGTCCTCTGGGGTGGTGACGGGAAGACGAGTAAGACTCCGGATGGTGCGGGCAAGGTTGCTGCTGATCTACCAGAGTCGCCGGTGGAGTTCGAGGATGGCGATTGGGCCAGTGTATCTTCTCAGTTGCAGCTGAGCAGCACGGGGCTTGAGCAGAAAGTTTTGAGGATTGGTATGGGGATGATCGGCTCGTCAGAGATAGAGGAACTAAAAGAGAAGTGGCGGCAATTGCGTATGTCCGAACTGCAGGTCGACAATGATAGAGCGATGCTCGTGAATCACCAGGCGACGCTGATTATGGATGGCTATCGTCGAGCGGACAGGAGGTGTAGAAAGTGA